In a single window of the Sylvia atricapilla isolate bSylAtr1 chromosome 20, bSylAtr1.pri, whole genome shotgun sequence genome:
- the SLC6A4 gene encoding sodium-dependent serotonin transporter produces the protein MEKKATSNETEPLTSKKDVSDCSKGEDCKENGLLVRTPKSALRLVEDGNKVHPSQGDKGEAAQISNGYSGVQSSVPCNGEVEDAQGTAPAATTTTTTTTSTTCGAEAQQQLMELEDRETWSKKIDFLLSVIGYAVDLGNVWRFPYICYQNGGGAFLIPYTIMAIFGGIPLFYMELALGQYHRNGCISIWRKICPIFKGIGFAICIIDLYVASYYNTIMAWAFYYLISSFTAELPWTSCTNPWNTGNCTNYFSKDNVSWSLHSISPAEEFYTRQVLQVHRSNGLDDLGGISWQLTLCLLLIFTIVYFSIWKGVKTSGKVVWVTATFPYIILFILLVRGATLPGAWRGVLYYLKPDWQKLLATEVWVDAAAQIFFSLGPGFGVLLAYASYNKFHNNCYQDALVTSTVNCLTSFVSGFVIFTVLGYMAEMRNEDVSEVAKDTGPSLLFITYAEAIANMPASTFFAIIFFLMLLTLGLDSTFAGLEGVITGVLDEFPHVWGKRRELFVLGLTIVCFLGSLATLTFGGAYVVKLFEEYATGPAVLTVVFLEAVAVSWFYGITQFCNDVKEMLGSAPGWYWRVCWVAISPLFLLFVTCSFLSHPPELRLFDYDYPYWTTVVGYCIGTSSIIFIPIYMVYRLVITPGTLKERILKSITPETATEIPFGDIRMNAI, from the exons atggaaaaaaaggccACAAGCAATGAGACAGAGCCCCTGACTTCCAAGAAGGATGTCTCAGACTGTAGCAAAGGAGAAGATTGTAAAGAGAATGGACTTCTGGTCAGGACCCCTAAATCTGCCCTGCGGCTGGTGGAGGATGGCAACAAAGTCCACCCCAGCCAGGGGGACAAAGGGGAGGCAGCTCAGATCTCCAATGGTTATTCAGGGGTCCAGAGCTCAGTTCCCTGCAATGGAGAGGTGGAGGatgcccagggcacagccccagcagccaccaccaccaccaccaccaccacatcCACCACCTGTGGGGCTgaagctcagcagcagctgatggagctggaggACAGAGAGACCTGGAGTAAAAAAATTGACTTTCTCCTCTCCGTCATTGGATATGCAGTGGATCTGGGAAATGTGTGGAGATTTCCTTATATCTGCTATCAAAATGGAGGAG GAGCATTCCTCATTCCTTACACAATCATGGCCATCTTTGGAGGGATTCCTCTCTTCTATATGGAATTAGCACTAGGACAGTACCACAGGAATGGCTGTATTTCcatttggagaaaaatatgtCCTATATTCAAAG GAATTGGCTTTGCCATCTGTATCATAGATCTCTACGTAGCCTCCTACTACAACACCATCATGGCTTGGGCTTTCTACTACCTCATCTCCTCCTTCACGGCGGAGCTGCCCTGGACCAGCTGCACAAATCCCTGGAACACAGGAAACTGCACCAACTACTTCAGCAAGGACAATGTCAGCTGGTCCCTGCACTCCATTTCTCCTGCAGAAGAATTTTATAC TCGTCAGGTTCTGCAGGTGCACAGGTCCAATGGGCTGGATGACCTGGGGGGCATTAGCTGGCAACTGACTCTCTGCTTGTTGTTAATCTTCACCATCGTGTACTTCAGCATCTGGAAAGGGGTCAAAACATCTGGCAAG GTGGTTTGGGTGACTGCCACGTTCCCTTACATCATCCTCTTCATCCTGCTCGTGAGAGGTGCAACTTTGCCTGGGGCTTGGAGAGGTGTCCTCTACTACTTGAAACCTGACTGGCAGAAACTCCTGGCCACTGAG gtttgggtagatgcagcagctcagatttttttctccctgggaccaggttttggggtgctgtTGGCTTATGCCAGCTACAACAAATTCCACAACAATTGCTACCA AGATGCTCTGGTCACCAGCACTGTGAACTGCCTGACCAGCTTCGTGTCTGGGTTTGTCATCTTCACCGTGCTGGGATACATGGCTGAGATGAGGAATGAAGACGTGTCAGAGGTTGCCAAAGACACTG GACCCAGCCTGCTCTTCATCACCTACGCAGAGGCCATTGCAAACATGCCAGCTTCCACCTTCTTTGCCATCATCTTCTTCCTGATGCTGCTCACGCTGGGGTTGGACAGCACG TTTGCAGGACTGGAGGGAGTGATTACTGGAGTCCTGGATGAATTCCCACATGTCTGGGGCAAACGCAGGGAATTGTTTGTCCTTGGTCTGACcattgtttgctttttggggTCTCTGGCAACCCTGACATTT GGAGGAGCGTATGTGGTGAAGCTGTTTGAAGAATACGCCACGGGTCCAGCTGTCCTGACCGTCGTGTTCCTGGAGGCAGTGGCTGTGTCCTGGTTCTATG GCATCACCCAGTTTTGCAATGATGTGAAAGAaatgctgggctctgccccaggctggTACTGGAGAGTTTGCTGGGTTGCAATTAGTCCCCTCTTCCTTCTG tttgtcACTTGCAGCTTTCTGTCCCACCCTCCTGAGCTGAGGCTTTTTGATTATGATTATCCTTACTGGACCACAGTTGTGGGTTACTGCATAGGAACCTCCTCCATCATCTTCATTCCCATCTACATGGTCTATCGCCTGGTCATCACCCCAGGGACACTGAAGGAG CGTATTCTGAAAAGCATTACTCCAGAAACAGCTACAGAAATTCCCTTTGGAGACATCCGCATGAACGCAATATAA